The following proteins are encoded in a genomic region of Corynebacterium atypicum:
- a CDS encoding terminase large subunit, with protein sequence MRILDTYTPTRFMAEGSTYDKRKADFAVAFIQALKHTKGRWSGKPFQLIDWQEQIIRDLFGTVKEDGYRQFTTAYVEIPKKMGKSELAAAVALLLTCGDGEERAEVYGCAADRQQASIVFEVAADMVRMSPALSKRVKILASQKRIIYKPTNSFYQVLSAEAYSKHGFNISGVVFDELHTQPGRALFDVMTKGSGDARTQPLYFLITTAGTDTHSICYEQHEKAEDILAGKKHDPTFYPVIYGADRDDDWTDEAVWAKANPSLGITVPIEKVRQACNSARQNPAEENTFRQLRLNQWVKQSVRWMPMHVWNNNSAPVDLADLEGRVCYGGLDLASTTDITAFVLVFPPQTGDEPYVIAPWFWIPEDNLKLRVARDHVPYDLWHQQGFLQTTEGNVVHYGAIEAFIEELGTRFDIREIAFDRWGAVQMSQNLEGLGFTVVPFGQGFKDMSPPSKELMKLALEGRLAHGGHPVLSWMVDNIHVRTDPAGNIKPDKQKSTEKIDGVVATIMALDRAIRNGTGHVSGSVYDERGLFVI encoded by the coding sequence ATGCGCATCCTCGACACCTACACGCCGACCCGGTTCATGGCCGAAGGCTCCACCTATGACAAGCGGAAGGCCGACTTCGCGGTCGCCTTCATTCAAGCTTTGAAGCATACGAAGGGCCGCTGGTCAGGCAAGCCCTTCCAGCTCATCGACTGGCAGGAACAGATCATCCGTGACTTGTTCGGCACCGTCAAAGAAGACGGCTACCGCCAGTTCACCACCGCCTACGTCGAGATACCCAAAAAGATGGGCAAATCAGAGCTCGCCGCCGCAGTTGCGCTCCTGCTCACCTGCGGGGATGGTGAAGAACGCGCTGAAGTGTATGGGTGCGCGGCAGACCGCCAGCAAGCCTCTATCGTGTTTGAGGTCGCGGCCGACATGGTGCGCATGAGCCCCGCCCTGTCCAAGCGTGTCAAGATTCTTGCCTCGCAAAAGCGCATCATCTACAAGCCCACCAACAGCTTCTACCAAGTCCTCTCAGCAGAGGCGTATTCGAAGCACGGGTTCAACATTTCCGGTGTCGTCTTCGACGAACTCCACACCCAACCAGGCCGCGCCTTGTTCGATGTGATGACCAAAGGCAGCGGTGATGCCCGCACCCAGCCGCTGTACTTTCTCATCACGACAGCGGGTACCGACACGCATTCGATTTGTTATGAGCAGCACGAGAAAGCCGAGGACATCCTCGCAGGCAAGAAACATGACCCGACCTTCTACCCGGTCATCTACGGCGCGGATCGTGACGACGACTGGACCGACGAAGCCGTCTGGGCAAAAGCCAACCCGTCGCTGGGGATTACAGTGCCGATCGAGAAGGTTCGCCAAGCCTGCAACTCGGCCAGGCAGAATCCGGCCGAAGAAAACACCTTCCGCCAGCTCAGGTTGAACCAGTGGGTCAAGCAGTCAGTGCGGTGGATGCCCATGCACGTGTGGAACAACAACTCGGCTCCCGTCGACCTTGCCGACCTGGAAGGCCGGGTCTGTTACGGCGGGCTCGATCTCGCCAGCACGACGGACATCACCGCGTTCGTCCTCGTCTTCCCACCCCAAACCGGTGATGAGCCGTATGTGATCGCACCCTGGTTCTGGATACCCGAAGACAACCTCAAGCTCCGGGTGGCTCGCGACCACGTGCCCTACGACCTCTGGCACCAGCAAGGCTTCCTGCAGACGACCGAAGGAAACGTTGTCCACTATGGCGCGATTGAGGCGTTCATCGAAGAACTCGGCACCCGGTTCGACATTCGGGAGATCGCGTTCGACCGGTGGGGCGCAGTCCAAATGAGCCAAAACCTCGAAGGACTCGGCTTCACCGTCGTTCCCTTCGGGCAGGGCTTCAAAGACATGAGCCCACCATCGAAGGAGCTGATGAAGCTCGCGCTGGAGGGCAGGTTGGCGCATGGCGGACATCCGGTACTGTCGTGGATGGTCGATAACATTCACGTGCGCACCGACCCCGCAGGCAACATCAAACCCGACAAGCAAAAGAGCACCGAGAAGATCGACGGCGTGGTCGCCACCATCATGGCGTTGGATCGCGCCATTCGAAACGGCACCGGACATGTGAGCGGCAGCGTTTATGACGAGCGCGGATTATTCGTTATTTAG
- a CDS encoding Nmad4 family putative nucleotide modification protein, with product MTEQEAKEMVMNNGKTTMEQLQMATDSYGTVIAYGDFVLASAYRHLGKGRIGNDARVYKLAEAPIGGWGPDARSFSECELTLVAEADELFADAGHAIAWALAHTN from the coding sequence ATGACCGAACAAGAGGCAAAGGAGATGGTCATGAACAACGGCAAGACCACGATGGAGCAGCTGCAGATGGCGACCGACAGCTACGGCACGGTGATCGCCTACGGAGATTTCGTGCTCGCCTCGGCATACCGGCACCTGGGTAAAGGCCGGATCGGAAACGACGCCCGCGTCTACAAACTCGCCGAGGCGCCCATCGGCGGCTGGGGACCAGACGCCCGCAGTTTCAGTGAATGCGAACTTACCCTGGTTGCCGAGGCTGACGAACTGTTCGCCGACGCCGGCCACGCCATCGCCTGGGCCCTTGCCCACACCAACTAA
- a CDS encoding DNA cytosine methyltransferase encodes MTALTLGSLFDGSGGFPLAALHVGIRPVWASEVEPFPILVTSTRLPAVTHLGDVNTIDGTVIEPVDIVSFGSPCQDLSVAGRQTGLAGSRSGLFFQAVRIIKEMREATNDRYPRFAVWENVPGAFSSNQGADFAAVLTSLIRIQSPTVADVPVPVPRWTDAGCVVAGGCSVAWRVLDAQHFGLVQRRRRIYLVADFAGRAAPEILFEPASSSGHPESCGTQEQDHAHTPEASLGVRSGSVILMDHHLQDLRLTVDSLGVVQTLTARMGNSPTNVPILLDAPEERRVFGLNSIHLSRSGGGHYGYEAEVSKTLDLKGGEPTCNQGGMVILEPVYAASKADYFIRATKDQAGALLASDYTDPPMVAGHSLRPRRLTPVECARLQGFPDDWCDQLAITDPTDAQLDYWVDVWAEWNRLRGVRPRSRKQVASWLADPASDSAQYKLWGNGIALPVAEHVLERVENVVDTTG; translated from the coding sequence ATGACCGCGTTGACGCTTGGTTCTCTGTTTGACGGGTCGGGCGGTTTCCCACTCGCCGCCCTCCACGTCGGTATCCGCCCCGTCTGGGCGTCCGAGGTGGAGCCGTTTCCGATTCTGGTCACCTCCACCCGTCTGCCCGCGGTCACCCACCTCGGCGACGTCAACACTATCGACGGCACCGTGATCGAGCCGGTGGACATCGTCTCGTTCGGGTCGCCGTGCCAAGACCTGTCGGTCGCAGGACGGCAGACCGGGCTGGCAGGTTCTCGTTCTGGCCTGTTCTTTCAGGCTGTTCGCATCATCAAGGAAATGAGGGAGGCGACTAATGACCGATATCCCCGATTTGCTGTCTGGGAGAACGTGCCGGGAGCCTTCTCCTCCAACCAAGGGGCGGATTTCGCGGCGGTCCTCACGAGCCTCATCCGCATCCAGAGCCCGACCGTTGCTGACGTGCCTGTCCCTGTACCCCGGTGGACAGATGCGGGATGCGTTGTGGCAGGTGGATGCTCGGTTGCGTGGCGTGTACTCGATGCGCAACATTTCGGTCTGGTCCAACGACGTCGCCGCATCTACCTTGTCGCAGATTTTGCAGGCCGAGCCGCACCCGAGATTCTTTTTGAGCCCGCGAGCAGCTCAGGGCATCCTGAATCGTGCGGCACGCAAGAACAAGACCATGCCCACACCCCTGAAGCAAGCCTTGGAGTCCGTAGCGGCTCGGTGATATTGATGGATCATCATCTGCAGGACTTGAGGTTGACCGTCGACTCCTTGGGGGTGGTGCAGACGTTGACTGCCCGGATGGGCAACTCACCCACCAACGTGCCCATCCTCCTCGACGCCCCAGAGGAACGCAGGGTGTTTGGTCTGAATTCGATCCACCTGTCCCGCAGCGGTGGCGGCCACTACGGCTACGAAGCGGAAGTGTCGAAAACCCTCGACCTGAAAGGCGGGGAGCCGACCTGCAACCAGGGCGGCATGGTCATCTTGGAGCCCGTCTATGCCGCATCCAAGGCCGACTATTTCATCCGCGCCACCAAGGATCAGGCCGGTGCCTTGTTGGCCTCGGATTACACCGATCCGCCCATGGTGGCCGGGCACTCGCTGCGTCCCAGGCGGTTGACGCCGGTCGAGTGCGCCCGGTTGCAGGGCTTCCCCGACGACTGGTGCGACCAGCTCGCCATCACCGACCCCACCGATGCCCAGCTCGACTACTGGGTGGACGTGTGGGCCGAATGGAACCGCCTCCGAGGCGTCAGGCCGCGCTCCCGCAAGCAGGTCGCCAGCTGGCTCGCAGACCCGGCGTCGGATTCGGCGCAGTACAAGTTGTGGGGCAACGGGATCGCACTGCCGGTAGCCGAACACGTCCTGGAAAGAGTGGAAAACGTGGTCGATACGACTGGATAA
- a CDS encoding site-specific DNA-methyltransferase, giving the protein MKTMPIGELKPADYNPRKDLQPGDAEYEKLKRSLTEFGYVEPVIWNQTTGNIVGGHQRLKVLEDLGHEHVDVIVVELDETREKALNIALNKISGEWDESKLALLIADLDASDFDAELTGFDDAEIAQLIGSLDEGEVADDDFDLTAALEAAAFVERGDIWTVGRHRLVCGDATSADDVATLMDGKKANLVLTDPPYNVAFESGSGLSIKNDKMDGDKFYDLLLSAFTNMAAVCEKGASAYVFHADTEGLNFRKAFADAGFYLSGCCIWVKDSLVLSRSPYQWQHEPVLFGWVKTGKHRWYADRKQTTIWNFAKPRRNADHPTSKPLDLLAYPIGNSTQANAIVLDTFAGSGSTLMAAEATDRICYCMELDEKYASVILRRYADATGDAAGITCLRDGHQLAYLDVVKAVDRGTT; this is encoded by the coding sequence ATGAAAACGATGCCGATAGGTGAGTTGAAGCCTGCTGATTACAATCCGCGTAAAGATCTTCAGCCTGGTGATGCTGAGTATGAGAAGCTCAAGCGATCCCTGACCGAGTTTGGCTACGTTGAACCCGTCATCTGGAACCAGACCACCGGCAACATTGTAGGTGGTCATCAGCGCTTGAAGGTGCTGGAAGACCTCGGCCACGAGCATGTGGACGTGATCGTTGTTGAGCTTGATGAGACCCGCGAGAAAGCACTCAACATTGCCTTGAACAAGATCAGTGGCGAGTGGGATGAATCCAAACTCGCCCTCCTCATCGCCGACCTCGATGCTTCGGATTTCGATGCTGAACTGACTGGCTTTGACGATGCTGAGATCGCGCAGCTTATCGGCTCATTGGATGAGGGCGAGGTGGCGGATGATGATTTCGACCTTACCGCCGCCCTGGAGGCCGCCGCGTTCGTGGAGCGTGGGGATATCTGGACGGTCGGCCGCCATCGACTCGTGTGCGGGGATGCCACCAGCGCCGACGATGTCGCCACGCTGATGGATGGCAAGAAAGCCAATCTTGTGCTCACCGATCCGCCCTATAACGTCGCCTTCGAATCAGGGTCGGGTTTGTCGATCAAGAACGACAAGATGGATGGCGATAAGTTCTACGACTTACTGCTATCGGCGTTTACGAACATGGCGGCGGTGTGTGAGAAGGGTGCGTCCGCTTATGTTTTCCACGCTGACACTGAAGGTCTCAACTTCCGTAAAGCGTTCGCTGATGCCGGTTTCTATCTGTCTGGGTGTTGCATCTGGGTGAAAGATTCCCTCGTCCTTAGCCGATCCCCGTATCAGTGGCAGCATGAGCCGGTGCTCTTTGGCTGGGTGAAGACGGGTAAGCATCGCTGGTATGCGGATCGTAAGCAGACGACGATCTGGAACTTCGCCAAGCCCCGCCGCAACGCCGACCACCCAACCAGCAAGCCACTGGACTTGTTGGCGTATCCGATTGGGAACTCCACGCAGGCCAATGCGATCGTGCTCGACACGTTCGCAGGCTCGGGCTCCACGCTCATGGCAGCTGAGGCAACCGACCGCATCTGCTATTGCATGGAGCTCGACGAAAAATACGCGAGCGTTATTCTGCGCCGCTATGCTGACGCCACCGGAGACGCCGCAGGCATCACGTGTCTCCGCGACGGCCACCAGCTCGCCTACCTGGATGTGGTGAAGGCAGTGGATCGAGGCACCACATGA
- the metK gene encoding methionine adenosyltransferase, translated as MSVTKTAEAVCIGHPDKLCDLIADTILDDLLYEDPSARVAVEVMASGRRIIVTGDITSKGRPRIRESVRYALAKAGYVPWKFLVFVWTRRQSPDINAGVSKSLEARFGDDTEFALQGAGDQGTVYGYATAETPQRLPLPLVLSHEICARLDQARKDGTITGIKSDGKAQVTVRYDAAGRPVAVETVVVSIQHDKTKDLDELASEVRTLIVASACKPYLPMSADTEILVNPSGLFTVGGPKADTGLTGRKLMVDSYGGLAPHGGGAFSGKDASKVDRSGAYMARLIAKTIVEARLAVECQVSLSYAIGKADPVAFSVDTLGTGEYADEVLAKAAAEVFPLRPGGIIDALNLRKPGFTRYSTYGHFGHPGLRWENSFAHIDALRKAVKKHAHENDADR; from the coding sequence ATGTCTGTCACGAAGACTGCTGAGGCCGTGTGTATCGGCCATCCCGATAAGCTCTGCGATCTGATCGCGGACACGATCCTTGATGACCTCCTTTATGAGGACCCATCCGCACGCGTTGCAGTAGAAGTGATGGCATCTGGCCGCAGGATCATTGTGACTGGCGATATTACGTCGAAGGGTCGTCCGCGTATTCGTGAGTCGGTGCGTTATGCGTTGGCGAAGGCGGGTTATGTGCCGTGGAAGTTCCTCGTTTTCGTCTGGACTCGCAGGCAGTCTCCAGACATCAACGCCGGAGTCTCCAAGTCCTTGGAGGCTCGTTTCGGTGATGATACCGAGTTCGCGCTCCAAGGAGCGGGTGATCAGGGCACTGTTTATGGTTATGCCACGGCCGAGACTCCGCAGCGTTTGCCGTTGCCGTTGGTGCTCTCACATGAGATTTGCGCCCGGCTCGACCAGGCACGCAAAGACGGCACCATCACTGGCATTAAGTCTGATGGTAAGGCGCAGGTGACAGTTCGTTACGACGCTGCTGGTAGGCCCGTGGCGGTTGAGACGGTGGTGGTGTCGATTCAGCACGATAAAACCAAGGATCTCGATGAGTTGGCGTCGGAGGTGAGAACCCTTATCGTTGCATCCGCGTGTAAGCCGTATCTGCCGATGAGCGCTGACACCGAGATTCTGGTGAATCCCTCGGGCTTGTTTACGGTGGGTGGGCCGAAGGCCGACACGGGTCTGACGGGTCGCAAGTTGATGGTTGATAGTTACGGTGGTCTTGCCCCACATGGTGGTGGTGCGTTCTCTGGTAAGGATGCCTCGAAGGTTGATCGTTCGGGTGCCTATATGGCGCGTCTGATCGCCAAGACTATCGTCGAGGCACGGTTGGCCGTCGAGTGCCAAGTGAGCCTGAGTTATGCGATTGGGAAGGCCGACCCGGTCGCCTTCAGTGTGGACACGCTTGGCACGGGCGAATACGCCGACGAGGTCCTCGCTAAGGCTGCAGCCGAGGTGTTTCCGCTACGCCCCGGTGGGATCATCGATGCTTTGAATCTTCGCAAGCCAGGATTCACGCGCTACTCAACTTATGGGCACTTCGGCCATCCCGGTCTGCGCTGGGAAAACTCGTTCGCTCACATTGATGCGCTGCGGAAGGCGGTGAAGAAGCATGCTCATGAAAACGATGCCGATAGGTGA
- a CDS encoding P27 family phage terminase small subunit: MAKDGTNRGGRRVRAGAKPDPLNEKLAKGLPATRLEDPLAEPFDFEGSDIGDGAVLAGETMPEPSDYLSDIQRDGKLLGADLVYRETWQWLDQRGCSQFVAPRLIESYAQAFARYVQCEQAISKFGLLGKHPTTGAAIASPFVAMSQSFGKQANVYWYEIYEIVRATCTTDYSGGAPGDDVMEQLLKARS, from the coding sequence ATGGCGAAAGACGGCACCAACCGTGGCGGACGCCGCGTGAGGGCTGGCGCGAAACCCGACCCGCTCAACGAGAAACTCGCTAAGGGTCTGCCTGCTACTCGCCTGGAGGATCCGCTGGCTGAGCCGTTCGATTTCGAAGGCTCTGATATTGGTGATGGTGCGGTGCTCGCTGGTGAGACGATGCCCGAGCCTTCCGATTACCTGTCGGATATTCAGCGCGATGGCAAACTCCTCGGTGCTGATTTGGTTTACCGCGAGACCTGGCAGTGGCTCGATCAGCGCGGCTGTTCGCAGTTCGTCGCACCACGTCTGATTGAGTCCTATGCGCAGGCGTTCGCGCGTTATGTGCAGTGCGAGCAGGCGATCTCCAAGTTCGGCCTGCTCGGCAAACACCCAACCACAGGCGCAGCTATCGCGTCCCCGTTCGTTGCCATGTCCCAGTCGTTCGGTAAGCAGGCGAATGTGTATTGGTACGAGATTTACGAGATTGTGCGCGCCACCTGCACCACCGACTACTCGGGCGGTGCGCCTGGTGATGATGTGATGGAGCAGCTGCTGAAAGCCCGCTCCTAA
- a CDS encoding HNH endonuclease, whose translation MPVKPASPCSHPGCPELTRERYCPEHAKAEDERYRKWQRDPKINRRYGARWRKIRAAYITAHPLCEDCLEQGKYTPVQEVHHVLPLEHGGTHNFDNLRSLCKPCHSRQTALDDDRWRQQPRVYTY comes from the coding sequence ATGCCGGTCAAACCAGCCTCCCCGTGCTCCCATCCTGGTTGCCCTGAGCTCACCCGTGAACGCTACTGCCCGGAGCATGCCAAGGCTGAGGACGAGCGGTACCGCAAGTGGCAGCGTGACCCGAAGATCAACCGGCGTTACGGTGCCCGGTGGCGGAAGATCCGCGCCGCCTACATCACCGCCCACCCGCTCTGCGAAGACTGCCTCGAACAAGGCAAGTACACGCCTGTCCAAGAGGTCCACCACGTTCTCCCGCTTGAGCACGGCGGCACCCACAACTTCGACAACCTCCGTTCGCTGTGCAAGCCCTGCCACTCGCGCCAGACCGCGCTTGATGATGATCGGTGGCGGCAACAACCTCGGGTCTACACCTACTGA
- a CDS encoding phage-associated protein → MHVMTKYLDTRKAAISALQDYAVMEQIIESTDEQIKAAYADAASPASPRMDGTPPSGNLHASENRIVASIERIDAYKARYLQARQYMDWFLPAWEVIAEDDRFILEGFFLSEGTQDEKVSMIADHFYVERDTVYRRKNRALDRFATALYGQL, encoded by the coding sequence ATGCATGTGATGACCAAATACCTCGACACCCGCAAAGCCGCCATCTCCGCCTTGCAGGATTATGCGGTGATGGAACAGATCATCGAGAGTACCGACGAGCAGATCAAGGCGGCTTACGCTGACGCGGCAAGCCCCGCATCCCCACGCATGGACGGCACACCACCATCAGGCAACCTCCACGCTTCGGAGAACAGGATCGTCGCGAGCATTGAGCGAATCGACGCCTACAAGGCTCGCTACCTACAGGCCCGCCAGTACATGGACTGGTTCTTGCCTGCGTGGGAAGTCATCGCTGAAGACGACCGCTTCATTCTCGAAGGCTTCTTCCTCAGCGAGGGGACACAAGATGAGAAGGTATCGATGATCGCCGATCACTTCTACGTCGAGCGTGACACGGTCTATCGGCGCAAGAACCGGGCCCTCGACAGGTTTGCCACCGCCTTGTACGGACAGCTCTAG
- a CDS encoding DEAD/DEAH box helicase, whose protein sequence is MHYTPHDYQQTATRFILDHPEAAILLGMGLGKSVITLTAIWELLLDYFSISRVLVVAPLRVARDTWPAEIRKWDHLDGLTVAVAVGTKADRLAALAKSAMVTIINRENIPWLIGQLGSAWPFDMVVIDELSSFKNHRAKRFTTLVKMRPHVKRWVGLTGTPASNGLMDIWAQFRLLDGGQRLGRFITRYRDKWFLPDKRNGMQVFTYKPRSGAEDEIYAAIGDMTLSMRTTDHLQLPSLTVTTTPVTLEPKERKVYDQLKADLVLDLDGATIDAANAAALSGKLLQLASGAIYTAGGQWAPVHDRKLDALEDLYEAANGSPLLVTYWFTHDRERITARFPQARELKTSADIEAWNRGEITLGLIHPASAGHGLNLQAGGHLLVWFSLTWSLELYQQTNARLYRQGQTEPVTITHLVAEGTLDETVLKALDAKDATQAALIDAVTAEITTTERTSSCM, encoded by the coding sequence ATGCACTACACGCCGCATGACTACCAGCAGACCGCCACCCGGTTCATCCTCGACCACCCAGAGGCTGCCATCCTCCTGGGCATGGGACTCGGCAAGAGTGTCATCACCCTGACGGCGATCTGGGAGCTGCTGCTCGACTACTTCAGCATCTCCCGCGTGCTGGTTGTCGCACCGCTTCGAGTAGCGCGAGACACCTGGCCCGCCGAAATTCGCAAGTGGGATCACCTTGACGGGCTCACCGTAGCCGTAGCTGTCGGAACCAAAGCCGACCGGCTGGCGGCGTTAGCCAAGTCTGCGATGGTGACCATCATCAATCGCGAAAACATCCCATGGCTCATCGGCCAACTCGGGAGCGCGTGGCCGTTCGACATGGTCGTCATCGACGAACTCTCCAGCTTCAAAAACCATCGCGCGAAACGGTTCACCACGCTGGTGAAAATGCGCCCACACGTCAAGCGCTGGGTCGGCCTGACCGGCACCCCCGCCAGCAACGGGCTGATGGATATCTGGGCGCAGTTCCGGCTCCTCGACGGAGGCCAACGCCTCGGCAGGTTCATCACCCGCTACCGCGACAAGTGGTTCCTGCCCGATAAACGCAACGGGATGCAGGTGTTCACCTATAAGCCGCGCAGCGGTGCTGAGGATGAGATCTATGCGGCGATCGGTGACATGACGTTGTCGATGCGCACCACCGACCACCTCCAACTCCCGTCCTTGACGGTCACGACCACGCCCGTCACGTTGGAGCCGAAAGAACGCAAGGTCTACGACCAACTCAAGGCAGACCTCGTCCTCGACCTTGATGGGGCGACAATCGATGCCGCGAACGCCGCCGCTTTGTCCGGAAAGCTACTCCAACTCGCGAGCGGCGCGATCTACACCGCAGGCGGTCAATGGGCTCCGGTTCATGATCGGAAGCTCGACGCTCTCGAAGACCTCTATGAGGCAGCCAACGGCAGCCCGTTATTGGTGACTTATTGGTTCACTCACGACCGCGAACGCATCACCGCCCGCTTCCCGCAGGCTCGCGAACTCAAAACAAGCGCGGATATCGAGGCATGGAACAGAGGCGAGATAACCCTCGGGCTGATCCACCCAGCATCGGCTGGCCACGGGCTGAACTTGCAGGCGGGTGGGCACCTACTGGTGTGGTTCTCGCTCACGTGGAGCCTGGAGCTTTACCAGCAGACCAACGCACGGCTGTATCGGCAAGGACAAACCGAACCTGTGACGATCACGCATCTTGTTGCGGAAGGGACGCTCGATGAAACCGTTCTCAAAGCTCTTGATGCGAAAGACGCTACTCAGGCTGCGTTGATTGACGCGGTCACAGCAGAAATCACAACCACTGAAAGGACAAGCTCATGCATGTGA
- a CDS encoding VRR-NUC domain-containing protein produces the protein MNEHVIETKLKNVVEASGGLCWKLVCPGTSGVPDRICLMNSRAVFVELKAPGKQPRPIQQHRMNQLRYQGFTALVVDSVDGIQEVLDALHAA, from the coding sequence ATGAACGAACACGTAATTGAAACGAAACTCAAGAACGTCGTTGAAGCCTCTGGCGGCTTGTGCTGGAAGCTCGTCTGCCCTGGAACCAGTGGCGTACCTGACCGGATATGCCTGATGAACAGCCGGGCCGTTTTCGTCGAGCTCAAAGCACCAGGCAAACAGCCACGCCCAATCCAACAGCATCGGATGAATCAACTCCGCTACCAAGGTTTCACCGCATTGGTTGTTGATTCGGTGGACGGCATCCAGGAGGTGCTTGATGCACTACACGCCGCATGA